In Arachis hypogaea cultivar Tifrunner chromosome 2, arahy.Tifrunner.gnm2.J5K5, whole genome shotgun sequence, a genomic segment contains:
- the LOC112741814 gene encoding uncharacterized protein — protein MAKWCIMLLVLALVVVSTASARKVPNNDATLKDQKNFLSYGGVGGYSGIGGNGIPFGGAGASAGIGSSFGGAEAGTGIGGLGGFGGGVGGGGGASGSVPLP, from the coding sequence ATGGCTAAGTGGTGCATCATGCTTCTTGTTCTTGCCCTTGTTGTTGTGTCCACAGCAAGTGCAAGAAAGGTTCCTAATAATGATGCAACTTTGAAGGATCAGAAGAATTTCCTGAGCTATGGGGGCGTTGGTGGCTATTCGGGAATTGGAGGAAATGGAATACCCTTTGGAGGTGCAGGTGCAAGTGCTGGAATTGGATCCAGCTTTGGTGGTGCAGAAGCTGGCACCGGGATCGGCGGACTCGGTGGATTTGGTGGTGGAGTCGGCGGCGGTGGTGGAGCTTCTGGCAGTGTCCCTCTCCCTTGA
- the LOC112723211 gene encoding uncharacterized protein: MADKESPQLSQDDLLARIAELQAEVRRIAELSTQNNGESSKSSAQGATDPLNIVPPKEKLTLDNPFSEEITSYQMPKNFTLPTALEPYKGFGDPRAHVKKFQSMMFFNGPKNEPVLCRAFPTYLDGAALLWFSKLPEGSISSFEDLARSFIDYFAASRIYVHGSDYLGTIKQGQHESLKDYMTRFADATVEIHDLDPAVHLHALKADLRPEKFRETIAITKPKTLEEFRERAAGQMEIEKLREAQKSDKQPHRRDEEKTFRSPGSRDTKRPSKPTSKYNIYTRFNTRRENIIREILNAKIIKPPARAGNYQDQRFVDRTKHYAFHRKFGHTTDDCIVAKDLLERLADQGLLDKYIESRKGKGGKLRQSRAQASSG, from the coding sequence ATGGCTGACAAGGAAAGTCCACAACTCTCACAGGATGACCTCCTGGCTCGAATCGCCGAGCTTCAGGCGGAAGTACGAAGAATAGCTGAGCTGTCTACACAGAACAATGGAGAAAGCTCCAAAAGCTCGGCTCAAGGTGCTACAGACCCTTTAAACATCGTCCCGCCAAAGGAGAAGCTCACCCTCGACAACCCCTTCTCCGAAGAGATCACAAGTTACCAGATGCCAAAAAACTTTACTCTGCCCACCGCACTGGAGCCGTACAAGGGGTTCGGCGACCCCCGAGCCCACGTAAAGAAGTTCCAGTCAATGATGTTTTTCAACGGCCCTAAGAATGAGCCCGTTCTCTGCCGAGCATTCCCCACCTACCTCGACGGTGCTGCATTACTCTGGTTTTCTAAACTTCCTGAAGGTTCAATTTCCTCCTTCGAAGATCTTGCTAGATCATTCATTGATTATTTTGCCGCGTCAAGAATCTACGTACATGGTTCAGACTACCTCGGCACCATTAAGCAAGGTCAGCACGAAAGCCTGAAGGACTACATGACCAGATTCGCTGACGCCACTGTGGAGATCCATGACTTAGACCCGGCCGTCCACCTGCACGCCCTCAAGGCCGACCTCAGGCCCGAAAAATTCCGGGAGACCATTGCCATAACAAAACCAAAAACGCTAGAGGAATTCCGAGAAAGGGCGGCAGGTCAAATGGAGATCGAAAAACTCCGAGAAGCCCAAAAATCAGACAAGCAACCACATCGGAGAGATGAAGAAAAAACTTTCAGATCGCCAGGCAGCAGAGACACTAAGAGACCTTCCAAGCCCACGTCAAAATACAACATATACACCAGATTCAATACCAGAAGAGAAAACATCATCAGAGAAATCCTCAACGCCAAAATCATAAAGCCACCAGCTCGAGCAGGAAACTACCAGGATCAAAGGTTCGTGGATAGGACAAAGCATTATGCCTTCCATCGGAAGTTTGGACACACCACGGACGACTGCATAGTCGCGAAGGACCTCCTGGAAAGGCTGGCAGACCAAGGGCTCTTGGACAAATACATCGAGAGCCGGAAGGGCAAAGGGGGGAAACTCAGACAGAGTAGGGCACAAGCAAGCAGTGGCTGA